In Acidobacteriota bacterium, a single genomic region encodes these proteins:
- a CDS encoding ankyrin repeat domain-containing protein has translation MKKALLEAAKAGNAPKIKELLDQGAFMAARDEQTGKTALHLAVASGNVDSINHMLYAYRSFTVDKASFQQMKPEDRQGWINGLKDFVLDRDGNTPLADAMKSGKSEVLQLVLSAGFMTPDLVNLPNNGTNPVLLETVKQGDLNMVRLLIENGANVNATDSLGVTALMHAAQMDRVDLASLLIEKGANVNAKSKSGWPILAGIAEKGPSTEMVRLLLEKGANVNEVAPQGATALLQSLRSNRQTMAVLQLMLDKGANVNAADIGGTTPLHRAAFHANGEEFVKLLLDRNADPNLKNNAGQTPLTIAIKSGNTKSAELLKARGGQ, from the coding sequence TTGAAGAAAGCCTTACTGGAGGCCGCGAAAGCCGGCAACGCTCCGAAAATTAAAGAATTACTTGATCAGGGCGCCTTTATGGCTGCACGGGATGAACAAACCGGGAAAACCGCATTACATCTCGCCGTCGCCAGCGGAAATGTGGATTCGATTAACCATATGCTCTATGCCTATCGGTCATTCACGGTTGACAAAGCTTCCTTTCAGCAAATGAAACCCGAAGACCGACAAGGCTGGATAAACGGTTTGAAGGATTTTGTATTGGATCGTGACGGAAATACCCCCCTGGCGGATGCCATGAAAAGTGGTAAATCCGAAGTGCTGCAACTGGTTCTTTCCGCAGGGTTTATGACGCCAGACCTCGTCAATCTTCCGAATAACGGTACCAATCCGGTGTTATTGGAAACGGTCAAGCAGGGGGATTTGAATATGGTGCGCCTGTTGATCGAGAACGGCGCGAATGTCAATGCGACTGACTCCCTGGGCGTGACGGCTTTAATGCATGCGGCGCAAATGGACCGGGTTGATCTGGCCAGTTTGCTGATTGAGAAAGGCGCAAACGTCAATGCGAAGAGCAAAAGCGGATGGCCGATTCTGGCCGGTATTGCCGAAAAAGGGCCGTCAACGGAAATGGTGCGGTTGCTGCTTGAGAAAGGAGCCAACGTCAACGAGGTCGCACCCCAGGGGGCAACGGCACTGCTTCAGAGTTTGCGGAGCAACCGACAAACGATGGCTGTCCTTCAACTTATGCTTGATAAAGGTGCCAATGTGAATGCAGCGGATATTGGCGGCACGACGCCTTTGCACCGGGCTGCTTTCCACGCCAATGGAGAAGAATTCGTTAAATTACTTCTGGACCGAAACGCCGATCCGAATCTGAAAAACAATGCTGGCCAAACGCCGCTGACGATTGCGATCAAATCTGGCAATACAAAATCGGCGGAATTGCTCAAAGCGCGGGGCGGGCAGTAA
- a CDS encoding metallophosphoesterase, with product MSDEMMPNDDAQTLHVVQVLGRKSHTINSLAWSPDGKTIATAGNDCTIWLWDVMTGNMKQILEGHMDWVMSVSWSPDGKWLASGGNDGKVKVWEVENGQVRHELEGHSGSVWSVSWSSEGKWLASGGSDGKVRVWEVETGKERQALEGHTASVWSVGWSPDGKWLASGGDDGKVKVWEVMTGKIRQDLEEYTRSVLTVSWSLDGQMVASGTVDGKLKVSEVMTGKMKQNLGGHLGSVWSVSWSPDGKCLASSGDDQKVRVWEVATGKMRQELGEHTSWVRSVSWSPDGKRLASGEFDQKVKVWEVATWKVKQEMKGHTDWMENVSWSPDGEWLASSGGDQKVRVWEVATGKVKKELDGHKDWMRSVSWSPDGEWLVTGGFDQKLRIWEAATGQIKQELEGHRDWARSVNWSPNGKWLVSGAGNGEVRVWEVATGKVKQELDRYPGSVLSLSWSPDGEWLAGGGAGGKVWVWEVATGKVRWTLEGFTDNVWNVNWSPDGTILIFAPFRGDVIIWNLGSEKLSSSIIARYPLDKPKYHSAGVFFFQGPDRQVSPVFDSEAGIIRHWKFDPKSLPLQAQATKTVVSTTAKVVLVGESRVGKSCLALQMAEKRYEEQDTTHGMKIWSLKPEDLCSEQVTPVDENREIVLWDLGGQDEYRLVHQLFLHDTSLALVLLDPIRGRDAFEEVEAWNVRLKKQLKGRSATKFLVGTKLDEPGTAIDRPGLNQLMHNGGFVEFYETSAKNGRGVPELCKALSEIIDWKAFTRVSRTVLFQTIRDEIQNHQQQGEVVLLYSDLEKRIQAKNLETFTPAAVNAVVEQMAAQGLIVDTRMVGGARVLVLQIDVVERYAGSLIFAARNNPRGLPALEIQQVALGKMNFPRLKESERLNPVQELTIVNCVVELLIEHGICLQHEGLLIFPALFPSVKAGDGEESPHSPSLKYGFTGAIGNIYSALIARLEYSDRFGRIRLWEDRAEFEKPGSGVCGVQKVVHKSGRACLDLFFSEQTPTEIRDLFTVFVEDHIRREGVEITEVQEIICSCGYRFDQDTVQEYVDADEIEIVCLRPKCRKPNRIGQRASKIRDTSPGIEKELSAIKTTIEKRSKAEVATYMQTSNRAQIEKEKQSSENPIRILHLSDIHVNPDTDPLSRLQPLMSDLRDKDEGLGTEQLDYLVISGDLTDKAQPEEFEKVHEFLSRLIEQFQLSAERCIIVPGNHDLSWFSGCYEWKDRRVVNVKALKPGSYKEQSDGYLVRVNDKYPHRFENFGKFYHQLVQKPYPTDATKQGLSFLFEEHGLQFLALNSASEIDEYFPERSSINEGALSKGLADADNQIKQAKKENRLAHDAEILRIAVWHHPVTTDKEPTMDAAFLERLQKEKFKLCLHGHVHEDCADLVRYLHPTRQLHIAGAGSFGAAKDQRPESMPRLYNLIEIERDHSLIRIHTRCMKKNLSAWEGWAVWPSDKPHEKRSYYEIRLK from the coding sequence ATGTCTGATGAAATGATGCCAAATGATGATGCACAAACACTGCATGTGGTCCAGGTACTGGGCCGGAAATCGCATACCATCAACAGCCTTGCCTGGTCACCGGATGGCAAAACCATTGCGACGGCAGGAAATGATTGCACCATCTGGCTTTGGGATGTAATGACGGGAAATATGAAGCAGATTTTGGAAGGGCATATGGATTGGGTAATGAGTGTGAGTTGGTCGCCGGATGGGAAATGGTTGGCGAGCGGTGGGAACGACGGGAAGGTGAAGGTATGGGAGGTGGAGAATGGGCAGGTGAGGCACGAGTTGGAAGGACACAGTGGGAGTGTATGGAGTGTGAGCTGGTCGTCGGAGGGGAAGTGGTTAGCGAGCGGTGGGTCTGACGGGAAGGTGAGGGTATGGGAGGTGGAGACGGGGAAGGAGAGGCAGGCGCTGGAAGGTCACACGGCGAGTGTGTGGAGCGTGGGTTGGTCACCGGACGGGAAGTGGTTGGCAAGTGGCGGGGACGATGGGAAAGTGAAAGTGTGGGAAGTGATGACCGGGAAGATCAGACAAGATCTCGAAGAATATACGAGAAGTGTGTTAACCGTGAGTTGGTCGTTAGATGGGCAGATGGTAGCAAGTGGCACAGTGGATGGAAAGCTGAAGGTGTCAGAAGTGATGACAGGGAAAATGAAGCAAAATCTGGGAGGGCATTTAGGGAGTGTGTGGAGCGTGAGTTGGTCGCCCGATGGTAAGTGCCTGGCGAGTAGCGGGGATGATCAGAAGGTGCGGGTGTGGGAAGTGGCGACAGGTAAGATGAGACAAGAGTTGGGAGAGCACACAAGTTGGGTGAGGAGCGTGAGTTGGTCACCAGACGGAAAGCGTCTAGCAAGCGGAGAGTTTGACCAAAAGGTGAAGGTGTGGGAAGTGGCAACCTGGAAGGTAAAGCAGGAAATGAAAGGACATACGGATTGGATGGAGAATGTGAGCTGGTCCCCGGATGGTGAGTGGCTAGCAAGTAGTGGGGGAGATCAGAAAGTAAGGGTGTGGGAGGTAGCGACAGGTAAAGTAAAGAAGGAGTTAGATGGACATAAAGATTGGATGAGAAGCGTGAGTTGGTCTCCAGATGGTGAGTGGTTGGTGACGGGTGGTTTCGACCAAAAGCTGAGGATATGGGAAGCGGCGACAGGGCAAATAAAGCAAGAGCTAGAAGGACATAGGGATTGGGCAAGGAGTGTGAACTGGTCTCCAAATGGGAAGTGGTTGGTGAGCGGAGCAGGCAATGGGGAAGTGAGGGTATGGGAGGTGGCGACAGGTAAAGTGAAACAAGAGCTAGATCGGTATCCGGGGAGTGTATTGAGCCTAAGCTGGTCGCCAGATGGGGAGTGGCTAGCAGGTGGTGGGGCCGGTGGGAAGGTATGGGTGTGGGAAGTGGCAACAGGTAAGGTGAGGTGGACGCTGGAAGGATTCACGGACAATGTGTGGAACGTAAACTGGTCACCAGATGGGACAATATTAATATTTGCACCGTTTAGAGGAGATGTGATTATCTGGAATTTAGGATCGGAAAAGTTAAGTTCAAGTATTATTGCTCGTTACCCACTAGATAAACCTAAATATCACAGTGCAGGGGTTTTCTTTTTTCAAGGTCCAGATCGCCAGGTTTCACCAGTATTTGATTCTGAAGCCGGTATCATCCGACACTGGAAATTTGACCCAAAGAGTTTGCCACTTCAGGCACAAGCGACGAAAACGGTGGTTTCAACAACGGCTAAAGTGGTTTTGGTTGGTGAAAGCCGCGTTGGAAAATCGTGTCTGGCACTCCAAATGGCGGAAAAGCGCTATGAAGAGCAGGATACAACCCATGGCATGAAAATCTGGTCGTTGAAACCAGAGGACCTTTGCTCAGAGCAGGTGACTCCAGTAGATGAAAACCGCGAAATTGTGCTTTGGGATTTGGGCGGGCAGGATGAATATCGGCTGGTACATCAACTCTTTTTGCACGACACGTCGCTGGCACTGGTGTTGCTTGATCCAATCCGAGGTCGTGACGCCTTTGAAGAAGTTGAAGCCTGGAATGTTCGGCTCAAGAAACAACTCAAAGGCCGATCAGCAACCAAATTTCTGGTTGGAACAAAACTGGACGAGCCAGGAACGGCCATTGACCGGCCAGGACTCAATCAGTTGATGCACAACGGCGGGTTTGTTGAGTTTTATGAAACCAGTGCCAAAAATGGGCGTGGCGTGCCGGAACTTTGCAAAGCTCTTTCAGAAATAATTGATTGGAAAGCGTTTACCAGAGTCAGTCGGACAGTGCTTTTCCAGACCATCAGGGATGAGATCCAAAATCACCAGCAACAGGGTGAAGTCGTTTTGCTCTATTCCGACCTGGAAAAACGCATCCAGGCAAAGAATCTGGAAACGTTTACACCGGCTGCCGTCAATGCTGTTGTTGAGCAAATGGCTGCCCAGGGACTGATTGTTGATACCCGGATGGTAGGCGGAGCACGGGTACTGGTGTTACAAATTGACGTAGTTGAGCGCTACGCCGGGTCATTGATTTTTGCGGCTCGAAATAACCCGCGTGGGCTCCCAGCACTGGAAATTCAGCAGGTGGCTTTGGGAAAAATGAATTTCCCTCGTTTGAAAGAAAGCGAGCGGTTAAATCCTGTCCAGGAACTGACGATAGTGAATTGCGTGGTGGAACTCTTGATTGAGCATGGTATCTGCCTGCAACACGAAGGGTTATTGATTTTCCCAGCGCTTTTCCCATCGGTGAAAGCTGGCGATGGAGAAGAATCTCCACATTCACCCTCGCTGAAATATGGCTTCACTGGGGCGATAGGTAATATTTATTCAGCACTGATCGCCAGGCTGGAATATAGCGACCGTTTTGGCCGGATTCGTCTCTGGGAAGACCGGGCTGAATTTGAAAAGCCTGGCTCTGGTGTGTGTGGGGTGCAAAAAGTGGTTCACAAGAGCGGGCGTGCCTGCCTGGATTTATTTTTCAGCGAGCAAACACCAACGGAAATTCGTGATTTGTTTACTGTTTTTGTAGAAGATCATATCCGGCGTGAAGGGGTGGAAATCACTGAGGTTCAAGAGATTATCTGTTCGTGTGGTTATCGCTTTGACCAGGATACAGTTCAGGAATATGTTGACGCCGACGAAATTGAGATCGTTTGTTTGCGTCCAAAATGCCGAAAACCAAACCGAATTGGCCAGCGAGCGTCCAAAATTCGCGATACTTCGCCAGGGATTGAAAAAGAACTCAGTGCGATCAAAACCACCATTGAAAAAAGGAGCAAAGCCGAAGTGGCAACCTATATGCAAACTTCAAACCGGGCCCAAATTGAAAAAGAAAAACAATCATCAGAAAACCCTATCCGGATTTTGCATTTGAGCGACATCCACGTAAATCCCGACACCGATCCACTTTCCAGATTGCAGCCGTTGATGAGTGATTTGCGGGATAAAGACGAAGGCTTGGGCACTGAGCAGCTTGATTATCTGGTGATTTCAGGTGATTTAACCGACAAAGCGCAGCCCGAAGAGTTTGAAAAAGTGCATGAGTTCCTTTCACGCCTGATCGAACAATTTCAACTTTCAGCCGAACGGTGCATCATTGTGCCCGGCAATCACGATTTGAGCTGGTTTTCTGGATGCTATGAATGGAAAGACAGGCGTGTGGTAAATGTAAAAGCCTTAAAACCTGGAAGTTACAAAGAACAAAGCGACGGGTATCTGGTTCGCGTCAATGATAAATACCCACACCGGTTTGAAAACTTCGGCAAGTTTTACCATCAACTGGTGCAAAAGCCATATCCAACCGACGCCACCAAACAAGGTCTGTCATTCCTTTTCGAAGAACACGGCCTTCAATTCCTGGCGCTCAATTCAGCTTCTGAAATAGACGAGTATTTCCCAGAGCGGTCAAGCATCAACGAAGGCGCACTTTCCAAAGGATTAGCTGACGCTGACAATCAGATCAAACAGGCCAAAAAAGAAAACCGGCTTGCGCACGATGCTGAAATTTTACGGATTGCGGTCTGGCATCACCCGGTGACGACCGACAAGGAACCGACCATGGACGCCGCTTTTCTGGAGCGACTTCAGAAGGAAAAATTCAAACTGTGCCTGCACGGGCACGTTCACGAAGACTGTGCTGACCTAGTTAGGTATTTGCATCCTACGCGACAGCTTCACATTGCCGGGGCTGGTTCATTTGGAGCGGCCAAAGACCAGCGACCTGAATCAATGCCCCGGTTGTACAATCTGATTGAAATAGAACGTGACCATAGTTTGATTCGCATCCACACGCGCTGTATGAAAAAGAACCTGAGTGCGTGGGAAGGCTGGGCCGTCTGGCCAAGCGACAAACCGCATGAAAAGCGGTCGTATTACGAGATTCGTTTAAAGTAA